A DNA window from Acetobacter aceti NBRC 14818 contains the following coding sequences:
- a CDS encoding ISL3 family transposase — protein MSRLRSLDLPRSLVVRRVVALDNRVEIEVGLRKRSAVCPDCQCPTQRIHSFYQRKLADLPWQGRPATLIVSVPRFFCQTMLCPRRTFVMPLEGITVRHGRQTTRLADLHYYIAHTLGGSAGARMTVRLCCPISADTLVRRLLSRVQNTTKGTALTRVVGVDDWAWRRGHHYGTIVVDLEKNDVIDLLPDRDADTLARWLQVHPGIEIIARDRAGTYADGCRRGAPSALQVTDRWHLLKNLSDAFVSILDRFTTTVRTLTRQMNVSTVVSKISETIRAHPEEAQAVVRSASGERRDILFKEALALKTAGHSIQAIATTIGVERKTVRRWFQRGHAPPWKRTVPSRSILVPYTAHLEKRWSEGCRNSRQLWRELLEQGFAGQYGTVWKWVATRQGCSAKLVPSAHVVAPRGRRLARLLLAEDPLSAGQEGLLVPALLEAEPHLAVTLCWLRKMQTLLCKRGDTCTGGDLKALLEEGKTTLLSRLIPALERDAAAIEASLVTPWTTSPVEGQISRLKMIKRTMFGRAGFELLRARVLQPA, from the coding sequence GTGTCACGCCTTCGGTCTCTTGATCTTCCCCGTTCCCTCGTCGTTCGTCGTGTTGTTGCACTGGATAACAGAGTGGAGATCGAAGTCGGTCTGCGAAAACGGAGTGCAGTGTGTCCGGACTGTCAGTGCCCGACACAACGCATTCACAGTTTCTATCAGAGAAAACTCGCGGATCTTCCATGGCAGGGCCGTCCAGCCACGCTGATCGTTTCTGTGCCGCGCTTTTTCTGCCAGACGATGCTTTGTCCACGTCGGACGTTTGTCATGCCCCTTGAGGGGATAACCGTGCGTCATGGCAGACAGACCACACGTCTTGCCGATCTTCATTATTATATCGCCCACACCCTGGGCGGTTCCGCTGGAGCACGAATGACCGTGCGCCTGTGTTGCCCCATCAGCGCGGATACTCTTGTCCGCCGTCTTCTCTCACGTGTGCAGAACACCACAAAAGGCACGGCCCTTACACGTGTGGTGGGGGTGGATGACTGGGCATGGCGGCGGGGACATCACTATGGAACGATTGTGGTCGATCTTGAGAAAAATGATGTCATTGACCTCCTGCCAGATCGGGACGCTGATACCCTTGCCCGATGGCTGCAGGTCCACCCCGGTATTGAAATCATTGCCAGAGACCGTGCCGGTACTTATGCAGACGGATGCCGCAGAGGCGCACCATCCGCTCTTCAGGTGACAGACCGCTGGCATCTGCTGAAGAACCTGTCAGACGCTTTTGTCAGCATTCTGGACCGTTTTACGACGACTGTCAGGACCCTGACACGACAGATGAACGTATCAACGGTCGTAAGCAAAATATCTGAAACAATCAGAGCGCATCCAGAAGAGGCGCAGGCGGTCGTCAGGTCAGCCTCTGGGGAACGGCGTGACATTCTTTTCAAGGAAGCTCTTGCCCTGAAAACAGCGGGACACAGCATTCAGGCTATCGCCACAACGATCGGGGTAGAGAGAAAAACCGTGCGGCGCTGGTTTCAGCGGGGCCATGCACCACCATGGAAAAGAACGGTTCCGTCACGCAGCATACTCGTGCCTTACACAGCCCACCTGGAAAAGAGATGGTCCGAAGGATGTCGCAATAGTCGTCAGCTATGGCGGGAACTCCTGGAGCAGGGCTTTGCAGGACAATATGGCACCGTCTGGAAATGGGTGGCGACGCGACAGGGATGTTCCGCGAAACTCGTTCCTTCCGCGCATGTCGTTGCACCTCGGGGACGCAGACTTGCGCGGCTTCTCCTCGCAGAGGATCCGTTATCTGCCGGACAGGAGGGACTGCTGGTTCCTGCCCTTCTGGAAGCTGAACCGCACCTTGCCGTCACACTCTGCTGGCTCAGGAAAATGCAGACCCTGCTCTGTAAAAGGGGTGACACCTGCACGGGAGGCGATCTGAAGGCTCTGCTGGAAGAAGGAAAGACGACGCTGCTGTCACGTCTGATTCCCGCGCTTGAACGGGATGCGGCTGCCATTGAAGCGTCTCTTGTCACACCTTGGACAACCAGCCCGGTTGAAGGACAGATCAGCCGACTGAAAATGATCAAGCGAACCATGTTCGGAAGAGCAGGCTTCGAACTCCTCAGGGCGCGTGTCCTTCAGCCCGCATAA
- a CDS encoding TetR/AcrR family transcriptional regulator — MDSNTSRAKRATLQPLRAAGRQRVEELLVAASDVMAERGYEATTMAEIAARAGAKIGSLYRFFPNKEAVADALVQRHIAILEDEYAALAKRAATLSPDALADILIELLVTLHPRVKSLSALMEARTDKMEIRDRARGHAIAGIAAALRVCAPGLDEMLAKDVAAVVLNTMKALRGMLAKDAPTTPSAPDELRRMNRLYLSDRLAPFRNI; from the coding sequence ATGGACTCAAATACGTCAAGAGCAAAACGAGCGACTCTTCAACCGCTGCGAGCAGCCGGACGTCAACGTGTCGAAGAACTGCTGGTAGCCGCATCGGACGTGATGGCAGAGCGCGGTTACGAGGCGACGACTATGGCGGAGATCGCAGCAAGAGCCGGAGCGAAGATCGGCTCGCTGTATCGCTTCTTTCCGAACAAGGAAGCAGTGGCGGACGCTTTAGTGCAGCGCCATATTGCCATTCTGGAAGACGAATACGCCGCACTCGCCAAACGTGCAGCCACCCTCTCGCCGGACGCTCTGGCGGATATTTTGATCGAACTGCTTGTCACGCTTCATCCTCGCGTGAAATCTCTGTCCGCCCTGATGGAAGCGCGGACTGACAAGATGGAGATCCGTGATCGTGCGCGAGGACATGCTATAGCCGGAATCGCGGCTGCGCTGCGTGTCTGCGCGCCAGGATTGGATGAGATGCTGGCGAAAGATGTCGCGGCCGTTGTTCTGAACACCATGAAAGCCTTGCGCGGCATGCTCGCGAAGGACGCTCCCACGACGCCAAGCGCGCCTGACGAGTTACGGCGGATGAATCGTCTTTATCTTTCGGACCGGCTGGCACCCTTCCGAAATATTTGA
- a CDS encoding hydrolase has protein sequence MISLPATRTALVLIDLQKGITGLPLAPTPGALIVERSKELAMRFRAAGAPVILVNVAFAPDFADAVHAVVDRNFSPPGGFAPDWAELVDGLAEPTDLRVTKRQWGAFYGTDLDLQLRRRGITTIVLGGIATNLGVESTARVAHEHGYNVVLAEDVMSTFTDQMQRFACEEIFPRLGRVTTSEAIALDA, from the coding sequence ATGATTTCGCTTCCAGCCACCCGGACGGCTCTCGTCCTGATCGATCTCCAGAAGGGCATCACGGGGCTCCCCCTAGCTCCGACACCGGGTGCTTTAATTGTTGAGCGATCGAAAGAACTCGCAATGCGTTTCCGGGCTGCCGGGGCTCCGGTCATTCTGGTTAATGTAGCGTTCGCACCAGATTTCGCCGATGCCGTGCATGCGGTCGTCGATCGCAACTTTTCGCCGCCCGGAGGCTTCGCGCCGGACTGGGCAGAACTCGTTGACGGACTTGCCGAGCCAACCGATCTGCGTGTCACGAAACGGCAGTGGGGTGCCTTCTACGGCACGGATCTTGACCTCCAGCTGCGGCGACGCGGTATCACGACCATCGTGCTCGGCGGAATCGCCACCAATCTGGGCGTAGAATCGACTGCCAGAGTAGCGCATGAGCATGGATACAACGTTGTGCTCGCCGAGGATGTCATGTCCACATTCACGGACCAGATGCAGCGCTTTGCCTGCGAGGAGATTTTTCCCCGTCTTGGCCGTGTGACGACGAGCGAGGCAATTGCGCTGGATGCATAA
- a CDS encoding DHA2 family efflux MFS transporter permease subunit has translation MNAGTSSPAQGSDRLPPGTWKIVSVAAIGSFMAQLDATIVNVSLPDLVATLHAPFSHIQWVVSGYLLALALTLPLNGWLVSRLGGRAVYLWCFGAFTLTSGLCALAWSAPSLIAFRLLQGMAGGLLAPMAQMTVARVAGRQMPRVASAMTAPVLLAPLLGPVVAGAILSIASWRWIFLLNVPVGLAAFILAVLFLPDDRHEERPRPLDLTGLGLLAPALVSFLYGMDHVTRPYGSATLGASLVLFVLYVRSARHKGDDALIDLRLLRAPAFSVSAVIMFLTNGVSFAGQMLLPVWLIHVCGVSPERTGLFMAPLGLGMMCVYPLIGRLSDQLDARNLTGCGALLSLVGTVILVVLAYSGLNVVLLTIALLLRGGGAGAVGIPAMSAGYASIARADIPMATTALNIMQRIGGPMLITACATFLGWRLATIAPSHVASEAYAETFGLLALFHGILLFATRCIKPLEKKRQFGSNLSRSDTDLRK, from the coding sequence ATGAACGCCGGAACATCGTCGCCTGCCCAAGGCTCGGATCGACTGCCTCCAGGCACCTGGAAAATCGTGAGCGTCGCGGCGATCGGATCTTTCATGGCGCAACTGGACGCCACGATCGTCAATGTGTCGCTACCAGATCTTGTCGCGACCCTGCACGCGCCGTTTTCACACATTCAGTGGGTGGTCAGTGGCTATCTGCTGGCGCTCGCCCTGACGTTGCCGCTGAACGGATGGCTCGTAAGCCGCCTCGGGGGGCGAGCGGTCTATTTATGGTGCTTCGGTGCCTTCACGCTGACATCGGGCCTGTGCGCGCTGGCATGGTCGGCACCGTCGCTGATCGCCTTCCGTCTACTGCAAGGCATGGCGGGCGGCCTGCTCGCTCCTATGGCGCAGATGACAGTCGCCCGTGTGGCGGGTCGGCAGATGCCGAGGGTCGCGAGTGCGATGACGGCACCCGTTCTGCTCGCGCCGCTTCTTGGGCCGGTCGTCGCGGGAGCCATCCTCTCCATCGCGTCCTGGCGCTGGATCTTTCTTCTCAATGTCCCGGTCGGGCTGGCGGCCTTCATCCTCGCCGTTCTGTTTCTCCCGGACGACAGACATGAGGAGCGCCCCCGACCGCTTGATCTGACAGGGCTCGGATTGCTCGCGCCCGCCCTCGTCTCGTTTCTCTACGGCATGGATCATGTCACCCGACCCTACGGATCAGCGACCCTGGGTGCGTCTCTCGTGCTGTTCGTCCTGTATGTCCGATCCGCTCGACACAAGGGTGATGACGCGCTGATCGATCTGCGCCTGCTGCGTGCACCCGCCTTTTCTGTGTCGGCGGTCATCATGTTTCTGACGAACGGGGTGTCGTTCGCTGGTCAGATGCTTCTACCCGTATGGCTGATCCACGTCTGCGGTGTCTCGCCCGAGCGGACGGGTCTGTTTATGGCGCCACTGGGTCTGGGGATGATGTGCGTCTATCCGCTCATTGGCCGTCTGAGTGACCAGCTTGACGCGCGCAATCTGACCGGTTGCGGGGCTCTTTTGTCGTTGGTCGGAACAGTGATTTTGGTGGTGCTTGCTTATAGCGGTCTGAACGTCGTCCTGCTGACCATAGCATTGTTGTTGCGGGGCGGCGGCGCGGGCGCCGTCGGCATTCCGGCGATGAGCGCGGGATACGCTTCGATCGCACGCGCGGATATCCCGATGGCAACGACTGCGCTGAACATCATGCAAAGGATCGGAGGGCCGATGTTGATTACAGCGTGCGCCACATTCCTTGGGTGGCGGCTTGCGACAATCGCTCCATCCCATGTCGCATCGGAGGCTTATGCCGAAACATTTGGGTTGCTTGCATTATTCCATGGTATTCTGCTATTCGCGACGCGCTGCATCAAGCCTTTGGAAAAGAAACGTCAGTTCGGATCGAACCTGTCACGCTCTGATACTGACCTGAGAAAATAA
- a CDS encoding chloride channel protein, with translation MSLYWIGAVLVGLTAVLFARFGDQCAELRTRFVTWHPWAMLVLAPAGFAFITWMTRTLFKGSQGSGIPQTIATLHMGNYDVVDRILTLRIAAGKIILTCLGLVCGASIGREGPSVQIGASIMHGFSRLLGQSNIASKRSMILAGGAAGMAAAFNTPLAGIVFAIEELSHSFEQKASGRTLTIVVISGVTAITLMGNYTYFGHADVNIPVGTAWIAVLVCGIVGGLAGGSFAALVIRASRGLPGSVGRLAKQRPIMFSALCGLLTAVIGLISKGNTYGTGYVQAQAIFAGTDHYPASFFILKYLSMLVSYCSGIPGGMFAPSLAIGAGIGGWIEQFLPHTTPGAVVLLGTVAYFCGVAQSPLTATIIVMEICDNQQVTLALLATAFLAFGVSRIVCPQPLYTALADRFLETMDKPSARPEPMLTKQDSASEEKLPI, from the coding sequence ATGAGTCTTTACTGGATCGGCGCTGTCCTTGTGGGTCTCACTGCCGTTTTATTTGCCAGGTTTGGTGATCAGTGCGCTGAACTGCGGACGCGCTTCGTGACGTGGCATCCCTGGGCCATGCTTGTTCTCGCGCCCGCGGGCTTTGCCTTTATTACCTGGATGACACGAACGCTTTTCAAAGGATCACAGGGGTCAGGAATTCCCCAGACGATCGCTACCCTCCACATGGGAAATTACGACGTTGTGGACCGTATTCTCACGCTGCGGATTGCCGCCGGGAAAATCATTCTGACCTGCCTTGGCCTTGTCTGCGGTGCCTCCATCGGACGTGAAGGTCCCAGCGTGCAGATCGGGGCCTCGATCATGCATGGCTTTTCACGACTGCTTGGGCAATCCAATATCGCGTCCAAGCGCAGTATGATTCTGGCGGGAGGCGCTGCTGGAATGGCAGCTGCTTTCAACACGCCGCTGGCTGGAATTGTCTTTGCTATTGAGGAGCTTTCTCACTCTTTCGAACAGAAAGCCTCAGGCCGGACATTGACGATCGTTGTGATCTCAGGTGTCACCGCTATTACCCTCATGGGAAATTATACCTATTTTGGTCATGCCGACGTCAACATCCCGGTGGGGACAGCGTGGATCGCCGTTCTTGTCTGCGGCATTGTCGGGGGACTGGCTGGGGGGAGCTTTGCCGCACTCGTCATCAGGGCTTCCAGAGGCTTACCTGGCTCTGTCGGCCGATTGGCCAAACAGCGTCCGATCATGTTCTCAGCATTGTGCGGACTGTTGACCGCGGTGATCGGCCTGATCTCCAAAGGGAATACTTACGGAACGGGCTATGTGCAGGCCCAGGCAATTTTCGCAGGAACCGACCACTACCCGGCCTCGTTCTTTATCCTGAAGTATCTCTCCATGCTGGTTTCGTACTGTTCGGGAATTCCAGGTGGAATGTTCGCACCTTCTCTTGCAATCGGCGCGGGTATCGGCGGATGGATCGAGCAGTTTCTGCCGCACACGACCCCCGGTGCAGTCGTGCTGTTGGGGACAGTCGCCTATTTCTGTGGTGTTGCTCAATCGCCGTTAACAGCAACGATTATCGTCATGGAAATCTGCGATAACCAGCAAGTGACCCTTGCACTTCTGGCCACAGCGTTTCTGGCGTTTGGTGTTTCCCGGATTGTCTGCCCTCAACCTCTCTATACTGCCTTGGCCGACAGATTTCTGGAAACGATGGACAAACCCTCGGCACGACCAGAGCCCATGCTTACGAAACAGGACTCTGCCTCTGAGGAGAAGTTACCGATCTAA
- a CDS encoding cation:proton antiporter domain-containing protein: MIAYRFVRKMGTTSIGGGLLGALTGWMALRVLKGQRDPHIDLLTSLALATGTFSIANQFGMSGAIAVVVAGLCFGTSYSHSIFDEASRKDLDVAWTLIDEVLNVLLFMLIGFEILEIKPHVFAVLATLAIIPLSIAVRALSVLFSTLPTHLRQWERGRVLGILTWGGLRGRISVSLALGLPAGDLRELLLPVCYGVVVFTIIVQGLTMEWVVRRLFPSTRLSSLDR; the protein is encoded by the coding sequence ATGATAGCTTATCGCTTTGTCCGAAAAATGGGGACCACCTCTATCGGTGGTGGTCTGTTGGGCGCATTGACCGGGTGGATGGCTTTGCGGGTGCTCAAGGGACAGCGGGATCCGCATATCGACCTGCTGACATCGCTGGCCCTGGCCACTGGAACCTTCAGCATCGCCAATCAGTTTGGAATGTCCGGAGCGATTGCCGTCGTGGTGGCAGGACTGTGCTTTGGAACAAGCTATAGCCATTCCATTTTCGATGAAGCGTCCCGCAAGGATCTCGACGTTGCGTGGACCCTTATTGACGAGGTGCTGAACGTCCTGCTGTTCATGCTGATCGGCTTTGAAATCCTTGAGATCAAGCCGCATGTGTTTGCAGTTTTGGCGACGCTTGCCATCATCCCGCTATCCATTGCTGTGCGGGCCTTGAGCGTGCTCTTTTCAACGCTCCCAACCCATCTCAGGCAATGGGAACGAGGCCGCGTCCTGGGTATCCTGACATGGGGTGGCCTCCGTGGCCGCATCTCGGTCTCTCTGGCGCTTGGACTGCCAGCCGGAGACTTACGGGAGTTGCTGTTGCCGGTTTGTTACGGCGTAGTGGTATTCACGATCATCGTACAAGGACTTACGATGGAATGGGTCGTCCGAAGACTGTTCCCCTCCACCCGTCTCTCAAGCTTAGATCGGTAA
- a CDS encoding IS3 family transposase (programmed frameshift), which produces MSNKSKRFPPEFRERAARMVLEEEKNHPSRWSAVMMIAPKLDIHPDTLSKWTRLHERANAPAVSDLPDREKIRQLERENRELRQANEILRKASAYFCPGGARPHLQTMTRFIEEHRQTYGVGSICRVLSIAPSAYYAYRARQKNPCVRSQKDKELCHEIRRIWNDNFCVYGVRKVWHQLRREGLDVARCTVERLMHRMGLKGVMRGKGVRTTRPDPARPCPQDLVQRQFHAPAPNRLWVSDFTYVSTWQGFVYVAFIIDVFARVIVGWRVSSTAHTDFVLDALEQALCQRRPEGKVTHHSDRGCQYVSIRYTQRLAEAGLVASVGSVGDSYDNALAETINGLYKTELIYRQGPWKNRDAVELATLKWVDWFNNRRLLSSIGNIPPAEAEARFYAQQKSHALAA; this is translated from the exons ATGAGCAACAAATCGAAGCGTTTTCCGCCTGAATTTCGCGAGCGTGCAGCCCGCATGGTTCTGGAGGAAGAGAAGAACCATCCATCACGTTGGTCCGCAGTGATGATGATAGCGCCAAAGCTGGATATTCATCCTGACACGCTGTCAAAATGGACCCGTCTGCATGAGCGGGCCAATGCGCCTGCGGTGAGTGACCTGCCTGATCGAGAGAAGATCAGGCAACTGGAGCGAGAGAACCGCGAATTGCGGCAGGCCAATGAAATCCTGCGCAAGGCATCAGCATATT TTTGCCCAGGCGGAGCTCGACCGCATCTTCAGACCATGACACGCTTCATTGAGGAGCATCGGCAGACATATGGTGTCGGGTCAATCTGCAGGGTTCTGTCGATTGCACCATCTGCCTATTACGCTTATCGGGCGAGACAGAAAAATCCCTGTGTGCGCAGCCAGAAAGATAAAGAGCTCTGTCATGAAATCCGCAGGATCTGGAACGATAATTTCTGCGTCTACGGAGTGCGCAAGGTCTGGCATCAGCTCAGACGTGAAGGTCTGGATGTCGCCCGCTGCACGGTAGAGCGGCTGATGCACCGGATGGGACTGAAAGGTGTCATGCGTGGCAAGGGGGTCAGAACCACACGGCCCGATCCGGCACGGCCCTGTCCACAGGATCTGGTACAGCGACAGTTTCATGCACCAGCCCCCAATAGACTCTGGGTTTCGGATTTTACTTACGTTTCCACCTGGCAGGGCTTTGTGTATGTGGCCTTCATCATTGATGTCTTTGCCCGGGTTATTGTGGGCTGGCGCGTCTCGTCCACTGCCCATACCGACTTCGTGCTGGATGCCCTTGAGCAGGCTCTGTGCCAGAGGCGGCCTGAGGGAAAAGTGACCCACCATTCCGACCGCGGATGTCAATATGTGTCCATTCGCTACACGCAAAGACTGGCTGAAGCGGGCCTTGTTGCTTCTGTCGGAAGCGTTGGGGATTCCTATGATAACGCTTTGGCGGAGACCATTAACGGACTTTATAAAACCGAACTCATCTATCGACAGGGGCCATGGAAAAACAGGGACGCTGTTGAGCTAGCAACACTGAAATGGGTCGACTGGTTCAATAATCGGCGGCTCCTGTCCTCCATTGGAAACATCCCGCCAGCAGAAGCCGAAGCACGTTTTTATGCGCAACAGAAATCACATGCATTAGCCGCTTAA
- a CDS encoding YciE/YciF ferroxidase family protein, with the protein MGFFSKPIRTLDDLFVHTLQDIYYAENQIVKNLPTMVENAADPELKAAFQHHLTETEEQVRRLERVFHMHDQPVKGVTCQAMDGILAEAKDIISDCDDPEVCDAAMLSAAQAVEHYEITRYGSLIAYAIQLGRPDCAAVLKQTLEEEKSADQKLTHIAEKGVNQHAA; encoded by the coding sequence ATGGGCTTTTTTTCGAAACCGATAAGGACCCTTGACGATCTGTTTGTGCATACCCTTCAGGATATCTATTATGCTGAAAATCAGATCGTCAAGAACTTGCCCACGATGGTGGAAAACGCTGCTGATCCGGAGCTGAAGGCGGCATTTCAGCATCATCTGACGGAAACGGAAGAGCAGGTCCGCAGACTGGAGCGGGTATTCCATATGCACGATCAGCCCGTTAAAGGGGTGACGTGTCAGGCTATGGATGGAATCCTTGCCGAGGCAAAAGACATTATTAGTGATTGTGATGATCCTGAAGTTTGTGACGCCGCCATGCTTTCAGCCGCTCAGGCCGTAGAGCATTATGAAATAACCCGTTATGGCAGCCTTATCGCTTATGCCATACAGCTTGGCCGTCCCGACTGTGCCGCCGTCCTGAAGCAGACGCTTGAGGAGGAAAAATCGGCTGATCAGAAACTGACACATATCGCCGAGAAGGGTGTAAACCAGCATGCAGCCTAG
- a CDS encoding alkene reductase, with product MSSSSLFRPVRLGDLPLENRIFLPPLTRCRSTQPGDIPNALMAEYYAQRTQAGFLITEGTQIEPRGQGYAWTPGIYSPEQIAGWKLVTDVVHAKQRLIFAQLWHVGRVSHRALQPGHEAPIAPSAVAATGVNVFIPTGPGTGKLVPPDTPRALSIPEIHEVVEMYAQAARNALSAGFDGVEIHAANGYLINQFISERANFRIDAYGGSLSNRLRFLREVVEAVSAVVTPDRMGVRFSPLFGTTTEERVYLGLLEDNPAETYTAAVRVLAEAGIAYVSLAEADWDNAPEMPDTFRTSVRDIFGGRILCAGRYDLHKAQHVLAHGWADMIGFGRKFIANPDLPARLEHNWPLNPLDPATMYGGSAHGYTDYPFHNP from the coding sequence ATGTCTTCATCTTCTTTATTCAGGCCTGTGCGGCTGGGAGATCTGCCTCTTGAAAACCGGATCTTCCTGCCACCACTGACACGCTGCCGCAGCACCCAGCCCGGCGATATTCCCAACGCGCTGATGGCCGAGTATTACGCGCAGCGCACGCAGGCAGGTTTCCTGATTACCGAAGGCACGCAGATCGAACCTCGCGGGCAGGGCTATGCCTGGACACCGGGCATCTACTCTCCTGAACAGATCGCGGGCTGGAAACTGGTTACCGATGTGGTGCATGCAAAACAGCGGCTTATCTTTGCGCAGTTATGGCATGTCGGTCGTGTCTCTCACCGCGCCCTGCAACCCGGTCATGAGGCGCCGATCGCCCCGTCTGCGGTCGCGGCAACAGGCGTGAATGTGTTCATCCCCACGGGACCAGGCACGGGAAAGCTGGTGCCACCTGACACGCCGCGCGCGCTGTCCATTCCCGAAATTCATGAAGTGGTGGAGATGTATGCACAGGCGGCGCGCAACGCGCTGTCCGCAGGCTTCGATGGGGTAGAGATCCACGCAGCCAATGGCTACCTGATCAACCAGTTTATCTCCGAACGGGCCAATTTCCGCATCGATGCCTATGGCGGCAGCCTGTCCAATCGCCTGCGCTTCCTGCGCGAGGTGGTCGAGGCCGTCTCCGCCGTCGTCACGCCCGACAGGATGGGCGTGCGGTTTTCTCCGCTGTTCGGCACGACGACGGAAGAGCGCGTCTATCTCGGCCTGCTGGAGGACAATCCAGCGGAAACCTACACGGCAGCCGTGCGCGTACTGGCGGAGGCGGGCATCGCCTACGTCTCGCTGGCCGAAGCTGACTGGGACAATGCACCCGAAATGCCAGACACCTTCCGCACCAGCGTACGCGACATCTTTGGCGGCCGCATCCTGTGTGCGGGCCGTTACGACCTGCACAAAGCACAGCATGTGCTGGCGCATGGCTGGGCGGACATGATCGGCTTTGGCCGGAAGTTCATCGCCAATCCTGACCTGCCTGCGCGGCTGGAACATAACTGGCCGCTCAATCCGCTGGACCCGGCGACGATGTATGGCGGCAGTGCGCATGGCTACACCGACTACCCTTTCCATAATCCATAA
- a CDS encoding winged helix-turn-helix transcriptional regulator — MPRIRHTTLACSPGCTVEATLELFGGKWKALILYHLFEDGVLRFGELRRRLPNVTQRMLTNQLRELEADGLVSRTVFPEVPPHVEYALTELGKTLKPVIQALKKWGDRYAHSVQRNKAGDRD; from the coding sequence ATGCCTCGCATCCGTCATACCACGCTGGCCTGCAGCCCCGGCTGCACGGTGGAAGCCACGCTGGAACTGTTTGGCGGGAAGTGGAAGGCGTTGATTCTGTATCACCTGTTCGAGGACGGAGTGCTGCGGTTCGGCGAACTGCGCCGCCGTCTTCCCAACGTCACGCAGCGGATGCTGACCAATCAGTTGCGCGAACTCGAGGCAGACGGACTGGTGTCACGCACCGTTTTCCCCGAGGTGCCACCGCATGTGGAATACGCCCTGACCGAACTGGGAAAGACGCTGAAGCCAGTTATTCAGGCGCTCAAGAAGTGGGGAGATCGGTATGCGCATTCTGTTCAGCGGAACAAAGCTGGTGATCGAGATTGA
- a CDS encoding IS5 family transposase (programmed frameshift) → MEEGDRTGTFTDETWAIWEPLIEEVRPRGKTPPHDLRRTIAAIFWRHENGAKWRSIPAELGPWWQAAQLFIRWAKLGVWERLLALVQEQQGVAFGMTFLDGTNIRAHHKAAGAPKKGASFEERDHREALGRSRGGYGTKVCVIADGHGKAFGFALAPGQAHELPLTPAMLDSLPATPLWVVADKGYASNAMRERIWDMGARPAIPAKRRDGPVACPKWAYRCRHLVENLWARLKEWRAVATRYEKTATSFLAVIHIAAAADWIKL, encoded by the exons ATGGAAGAAGGAGACAGAACAGGCACCTTTACGGACGAGACATGGGCGATCTGGGAACCTCTGATTGAGGAGGTTCGCCCGAGGGGCAAGACGCCGCCACATGATCTGCGGCGGACGATAGCAGCGATTTTCTGGCGTCATGAGAATGGCGCGAAATGGCGGAGTATCCCCGCTGAACTGGGTCCGTGGTGGCAGGCTGCGCAGCTTTTCATCCGCTGGGCGAAGCTCGGCGTATGGGAGCGGCTGCTCGCACTGGTTCAGGAACAACAGGGAGTGGCATTCGGAATGACTTTTCTGGATGGCACGAACATCAGGGCTCACCACAAAGCGGCGGGAGCCC CAAAAAAAGGGGCCTCTTTCGAAGAGCGAGACCATCGTGAAGCACTTGGCCGCTCTCGCGGCGGCTATGGCACAAAAGTCTGCGTGATCGCTGATGGACATGGAAAAGCCTTCGGTTTTGCGCTGGCCCCTGGACAGGCTCATGAACTGCCTCTGACACCAGCCATGCTCGACAGCCTTCCCGCCACTCCCCTGTGGGTAGTAGCGGACAAGGGCTACGCGTCGAACGCCATGCGTGAACGGATATGGGACATGGGAGCACGGCCAGCCATTCCCGCGAAACGACGCGATGGCCCGGTCGCCTGCCCCAAATGGGCCTATCGGTGTCGGCATCTCGTTGAGAACCTCTGGGCTCGCCTCAAGGAGTGGCGCGCTGTCGCAACCAGATATGAAAAAACAGCAACGTCGTTCCTCGCGGTCATCCACATCGCTGCCGCAGCAGACTGGATCAAGCTCTAA
- a CDS encoding winged helix-turn-helix transcriptional regulator — protein sequence MKKEKRWERIPGCSIEAALNVIGGKWKGVFLFHLLDGTMRYNEFSKLAVGASPRLIVKQLRELEEDGLIERKVYAVVPPKVEYSLTPEGESLMPILKSLSMWGDKWIDKRPWTLGPVRA from the coding sequence ATGAAAAAAGAGAAGAGATGGGAACGTATCCCTGGCTGTTCTATTGAGGCTGCTTTGAATGTTATTGGCGGTAAATGGAAGGGAGTCTTTCTTTTTCATCTTCTGGATGGAACAATGCGTTATAATGAATTTAGTAAGCTCGCTGTGGGAGCCTCTCCTCGACTTATCGTTAAGCAGTTGAGAGAATTAGAAGAGGATGGCCTTATTGAACGGAAGGTCTATGCCGTCGTGCCGCCAAAAGTTGAATACTCTCTCACTCCAGAAGGAGAAAGCCTCATGCCAATTCTAAAAAGTTTAAGTATGTGGGGGGATAAGTGGATTGATAAGCGCCCTTGGACCTTAGGGCCTGTTAGAGCTTGA